TTTATAGTACTAGGAGTGCCTAAGTCTTACGGCTTTTAGGTATGGGGATTGCCATATGAAGCCTGGTAAAGCCTTTTTGACTTAAGTCTTTCACAGGTCTAAAACTTAcgcattttccttcttctgtgtAAGTACTAAGGTTCCTTAAATCTCCAGTTACCACTCCCCAATAAAATTCCAGGATCTTTCCCTCAACATCTAAGAAATGCTTACTGTAACCTCACCTTCCTCAACAATGCTAAAAACAAACTACAATTGAAAAGAAGGTTAACTAGGAGCAGCACTCCTCCCACCAATTATACCCAGACCCACCTCTTACATATGCCTTCCTTATATCAAAGGCTATGTCTTGTCTCATTAAGCTGGGGATAACATGACACAAGCTGTTATGCATTAAGCCCTAGTTGAACAGTAAACCAACACAATATTGAAGGGGTacagaagggaggaggaaatgtAGATAACATAGTAtaaatttcaggttttcagaagaacaagaacagagctggcaaaatgaattcatttttaAGAGGCTTCACCCAGGTTTAAGCATTCAGAGTTAACATCTTGCACACTAGCCTTCTAGAGACCTACCTTTCTACACTGTTAAGATAAGAGGAACCATCATGGCCTCCCACAGCATAAAGAAGATCATCCAAAACACTGACTCCAACACCACAGCGTCTTTTGCTCATGGAAGCCACCATCCGCCACTCATTGGTTTGAGGGTCATAGCGCTCGACACTGGAAATTGCATCTCCGCTACACCAGCCCCCCACTGTGAGAACCAAACACAAGAAATAGCATCATAACAATGCACTGAGCTCATGTACTCTGTGTGTGCCTGGTACAAATAATGCCTCTGGACTTTGCGAGTCTTAACCCACTTCCCATCTCCGAGTTACTCATTCTAAGAACGACAATTAGAAGACAGAATGTGATTTTCAAGAGTATTAATATAAGTTTGGAAGTGCTGTGGTGTTCATAGCACCGAAGAAATCACACAAGTAAGAATGTGAAAATTAACTCAAACCTCCAAATATTAATGCACAGGTCACTTCAGAAATATATTGTGAAGACTGGCCTTCCAGGAACACTACCACCAGAAAACCCAGAACTGAGTCTCCTGACCTAAGCCAGCAGGAGCTATACATACCTGCAAAGAGCACTTCTCCACAGCGGATGGGTTTGCGTGGCCTAGTTCTTGGTCCTTGCATCAGTGGCCGCTCTTGGGGCAACAGGAGATAGTTTTTAGCTTCATCCACTAGATCCCTgtgcaaaacaggaaaatattaatcCCCAAAGTTCACCTGATACCAGTCTCAggagaagataaaaatcaaaaccgATCACAACAGAAGCCAGCAATAGTCATGCACTTCACATATTCACAAGTCATGTAAGTGCATGAATAGGTCAAGTCAAAACATAAACTCATCACTGCACTGGCATTGTGGGAAATCACAGACTCGAACCCCAGAATCCAATTAAGTTATCAAAGTGCAGACTTTTTACATAGAAAAACTACTTTCAGTCCTAATGAGATTATGAATGCCATGCAAGTGATAAGCTGTAATGAAAGGCCATGactagagaaacaaaaaatgtaaagtAGAAAACAGTACACTGAAAGGTATTTTACCAGCAATAAAACTGCACACTTAAAGTTTACTATTTCACTGGAAACTTGAGAGAACAAAAACATTTGTAGGGCACACCACTGACTattatgcaaacagaaaacactttttcttgcatctcttctcctcccagtTGCGAGAGGGGAAATTGTGAGATATTACCCATTTACCACTGACAAATCAGCACAGTTTTAGAGAACAGATGCAAACACAATGAAATCTCACTGTGTAAATCAGTGAGGAGATTTACCGGCATTCCTCGTCGCTCTTAATAAGTGGATCAGAACCCACTGTACCCACAAGAAACTTGGGACTCAGCAGTGGTAGACGGACGTGCTGCAGgacctaaaacacaaaatgGAATATATATGGTAAACCACACACCCCCACAGAGATGCAAGAAGCCAAATGGAAAATAGTGGctaaaagattttgaaaaagagTTAATAATTCCTCTGGCAAACATGCACAGTCATTTACACAGCCAAACCCTGGCATTTTAGCTCCTCTTACAGCACCTTTATCTTCTCAATATACCCATTTATATACCCAGCAAAATACCAGTCTTTGAAAGGGAACAACCCACTGGATCTATTAACAGCTGGAAACAAGGTCACAATTAAAAACCTTTACAAAATTACAGATGTCAATACATTTGCCTGAAACACTAGTTTACTTAGAAGTTTTATCAACCATTTAGCTCTCTTAAATGTGAGCCGTATTGTGCAGTAAAGGAACAATAACAAGCAACATGCTTTTCACAATGGTTTAGAATTTAGAGGTGAAAGCAGGTATAGACAGAGAGGCCTAAAAAGGCAAACATTTATAAGAGCATTAAGAGCTACCTTGAGAACAGCAGGTTTTTCTGGCttggtttatttaaaacaatttccaAAGCTTTCAACTAAATAAAGTTGCACTTAATGtctattttcaaagcagaaacactgagGCAGGCAGACTCTCACCTCTTTTGATCAGAAAGCCTGAGACTTCAGAGGCTTTCCAGCTGACAAGCTTTGTCAGAATGGGTACTTCTCTGTGAAATGGCTTGGCTTAGATGAAGCATCATATTTCAACAAAACCATTCTGACAAGCTCCAGTACAGGATCATGTGGGCCGAGGCATCAAGCAGCAGAGCTTAAAGATACAccataaatgaagaaaagctttttttttttaatccactaTGTTTTTTATACAACACTCAAAGCAATGCAGATGGGTTTGTCTGGACAGACCACTGGAGTGATCTAGCTTGGCAAGTCCTGCCTAGAAACAATTCAACAACGCCCCTGTTGAAGACTCCAGACAGTGCACCTTCCAGCTTAGATGAACAGAGAGTGCAAGCCACCTACCACAGGTAGAAGTCAGAGAGATTTACTGGAGCTTTGCATACATTCAGAACTGACACTGCTGTGGCACCACCACATCAGCCCTCATTACTCTTCTTCTGGATAAAGCAGCCTCAAATGTTACTGTGCTCAAGATTACCTGTGGCAGCTGCGGTCTTCTTTCCTGAATGCTGTATTTCACCCAGGCCATCACTGCATTGAACACCTGCTCTTCACTGCGAACATTTAACTCATCACTGGATATAATGTCTATGAGCTGATTGGCAGGAAGCAGCATGAACTCCTCACTCTCCATTACCTgattaaacagaaaaggaaaggggggaaaaaaaaagtaaggacAATGGCCAAAGCACCAGAGCATTCACCACACCAGCACTTCAGTGCAACTCTGAAGAGGACACAGTCCACCTGAATTAGAGTCTAATGGACAGATCCAGTAAAGTGCCAAATACCCATCAGTTTTGACATCAACACATGTGAAGGGtttgctgcacagagcagaatgCAGTCCCTTGCAACACAACAAAGACACTTTTAGATGGGAATGCAAGTGAAAGGGACCTTTACACAAAATTCTTTTTTGTAGGACACTTTAAACCACAGAACACACTGACTGGATTTCAAAATACACGAGAAAAACAAAGCCCTTCTTTAAAATCAGTCTCCTTGTTTTGGCATGTCtaacacaaagcagaaataaaaatgttgcaTAGATGATAAATATGCGACTGAAAAGCACTATCAGAATAGAGAGGCTCTATTCACAAGAAATTCgaaacagagaacaaaataaaagtcTCAGAAACAAGTTATTAGAGACATTGTAGAGAACATGGAAAGTCTTCCTGAATGTCGATTTGtggcagaataaaaatatttcaggaaaggGAGATGGACTGATTTGATCCTGCCTCTTTCATTTGCTCTTAATATGCAAGTATGCACAAGTCCAGATGCACTAAAGAGAGAATCAGAGCTTCCTAAGGCCCTAAAGACTGATCTCTTGTGAAATTCAAGCCACTGACAATCTCCAAACACATAATTCCTTCAGCAGCCAAGATAGCAACCGAGTTTCTCAGAAGGCTTTAGCTGTCACTGGAGGACTGCTCAAACAACACACTGCAGAGCACATGTGAGTCACTCTGTGACTGCCTTGGGAAGTTACCGAGCTCATGCACAGCCATGTCTTCCTCACAGGTACCATGGGAAAGATGCAAGAATCAAAATAAAGAGAACTGCAGAAATGGTTTGATTCATAACTGCCATCTTGGCTTCCCTACAATCATTCCCAGTTTGTAGCCTGTAATCTCCAAGAGGTTCAGTGACAAAAAATTACTGAATATTGGCCTTGTTCTTATAATTTGTGGGCACATTAGAATTCCACGACTTATTTTATGATTTGCAGCATAAATTATATACCTCGACACAACCATCTCAACAGGAATCAGCTGTGCAGTCCTTTTAATTACctaaagaaattacttaaaaGCACTGAACAGATCCACAAAAATCACCAAGTTActgacaacagaaaatattgtttaaaaagacCACAACAATGAGATCAGTTACAAGACGGTTCTTGGATTTCATGGGCGTTCAGGGACAGGTTAACCCACACTTCTTCAGGCTTAGAGTAAGAACGGGGTTTATCATTAAAGATATTTATCAGCACTTTTCCACAGTCTCCCTCCTTTCTACGCTGACTAGCTTATGTCTAAACTTTACTCTGACAGTTTGTAAATGCAGCCTCAGAGACTGAAAACAGAGGCTCTGGAAATCTATGAGTTAAGGATGGTCATCCAGACTCTCCTTTCCACGCTCAGAAAACCCAGTTCCATTGATGGCCTCAGAAAACTCAAAGTACTGGAAGCACTTCTGCAAACCAAATCATTACTACTATGCAACTTGTTAGTTTAcatagtaaataattttaaatgctttggcTTATTCTGGCTTAATTATCAGGACACTAATAATTACCTAATACTACTAATGGTCTATTAGACTGACTTCTTATTAAACAAGAATTGGATTGGCTTCATTTCCTCTACAGTATTCAtgtgcactgctgcttttacaaacagaacaaatgtCAAAGTATATAATATGGGGTGCGTTTTTTGTCTGTTGATACAAAGTACAAGTTGTTCATCCTCAAGTATATTTCTCCCTTCCCAAAGGTGTCAgagaccaaacaaaaaaatacaaaagttgTCCTTGTACAGCAGAGTTGTTAACAGAACCATTTCACGTTATATCCACAAGATTCGCTAGGAGGTTTAGGCAACAAATTAAACTAAGGGGAATGGaaaacttggaaaaatattttaccaagAAGTTAATGATCTAATACAGCAATacacataaaaattaatagaacTAGAGGTTAGTGCAGCAGAGAACATGAAGCAATTCAAACTGCGTTCAAGGTAACTTGGCATGGATTGGCCTGATGCCTAGTGcttaatattttacattgtCATTCAGGAAAATCCCATCTCGCATTTCTTCCCAGCTCGGAGGAATGATGAGCGTACAGcctctgcagaggaaggcacaTTTTTATCAGTTCTCAGCCTCCACAGTAGAGGATGATTAAGTAGCTGTATCACTGGCTTCCATCAGAGATTACCAGTCCATTCTCCAGATGGAAAATAATGGCAGATTAGAACACAATGCCAAAAAGCAGCACCACTAAGATTGTCTGCAGAGAAACAGTGGGAGCAAAGAAATGATCATTAAGGATGAAGAGCTGCAAAATTCCCAGGGCACTGAAAGGGACATCAAAACCTGCCCAGGCCAACAAATAGTGCTCTAATCTAAGCACTTGTTTTCCGGAGGCCATGATTCAGTTAAGTCAATTTTAATTTGCCTCATCTTTGAGTAGGAGTGGTTTTGAGTCcaaaacttttgctttttgtgttttaacagGGATAAGGAAGATAGAAAGCTGTTTCTGAGggactgcaaaagaaaagaacccCATAGCAAGCAGCCCTTAACAGCCAGCTATATGTACTAAtgctaaaacattttaaaccaaaattgTTATGCTGTTAAAAAGTTATTTAGAGGCTTGTAAGCATGCCCTACTCATGTAATAACAAGAGCAGCACAGATCTAACCATTAAAACAACCAGGCACTGAAAAAAGTGGCCATCTGGTTACCATCCtgctccccccaaaaaaatgtagaagaaattaaatgcagagCAAGCACAGAGCACATGAAATGGACAGTTAAAATGTCAGGTTTTTGGGAAATCACCAAGTTCTGCAAAACACAAGCTCTCATCTTATACAGCAAATTCTATTTTCTAGTCTTTACAGATAGGAAAGATGTATTTAACTGCAACTTTTAGAGTAAACTGATGTCATGTGTCTACAGCTAGATACCAAGTATTGTCTTCAATGTGTCCAACAGTCAAGTTCAACTGTGTTTGCTTCTGCTCATATTTTTTCTGATTGAAATTAATACAATTCCAATCTGTTTCCTGCAGGGGACAAAAAGTCAGCAAGCTGCAATCAATTACAGCACTTACatactgcagcttctctggggacACTAAATGAGCACCACGAGTTGATACCGGAGTCACTCCCTTTGGAAAAGATCTACCTGTGAAGTAGGTGGAATGAGGAGATTTCTCCACAGCAGGCTACATGTTCCAAAGGATGAAAGAGTGCAGCTTCTAGAAGAGGCAAGAGACTAATCTCTTTTAGCAGAGGAACAGACGTCCATGCTGAGCGCACTCCTACAGAGCAGCTGGTTCCCAAACACAGACAAATTTTTACCCTTCCAACCAGGGCTCAGGAAAGACACCACTTAAAAGCACTGGGCTCCTTCCTGCATCTGGGTGTAACAGCAAAGTAAAGACCCATTCTTTCCAGACTACTGCTCACAAAATCCTTAATTATTATGCTGATCCTTCCCCGAACCAGTTGCTGGCAAttcccctcccccacccccccaaaaaaaacactaaaaaaaaaaaaaaaaaaatcacctagGCAGAGAGTCACATAGGAACAGAGATTTGAGTTCAGAAAGGTAAGCTACAAAATTAAACAGCTTCTGCTGAATAATAGATGCAAAACCCTAGTTCTGCTACAGGAAGGGAGTTGAAGACTCCACTGAGGCAGTTGTGTGCTCTCCCATACACCCACCTTTCCAATCCCTAAACTCGACATCAAATTTTTTTGGTTCTATCGATGTACTGTCCTTACTTTAACACCTATCTCCCCTCCAATCATGTAGAATCcagaacatttctgaaaggGGAATGAAATGTCATACCATTATGCAGTCCTGTCAGATTCACTGCCAAACTCCAGCTACACCTGCAACCTTGCCTTCCACATAGCACTTGCCACTCAACTTTCAGAAATGCTATGGATCATATACAAACCACTAGTACAACACAGTCCTACAAGtacttctttcctctttcttccccacctAATGACTGGTACCCATCACTGTTATGGCACACAGCAAATATAAAGGTAGGATTTGGAAAGAAGCACAAGATGAGAGCTGCTCAAAGCTGTCACAGGACACATTCACACATTTTACACCCTAACTCCAACACACTAGCTTCTTACCTCCTGGAAGTTATGCTGTGTGAACTTGTCAGCAATCCTCAACAGTTCACGGCATGAATGAGTGTCAGCAAAAGCTCGGATGCCCAGGCAATTGGAAGGGTCCAACTGTCTCTTAAGGAACTCACAGCAGGCCTCCTGGATCTCAGCCAACTGGAGAAGGCAAGCAGCTGGCAACAAAGTCTGGACATTTCCCTCTTCTACAGTGATCTGAGAGGTGTATGCAAAGTCAATCAGCAGTTCCATGGCCCTTTCGTCGATGTCTCTAATTACTACTTCTGTCTGCCGAGACTCTGCCAGTTCCCCAGTGAACATGGCTCGGAAGTAAGGGCTGCAGGCTGACAGAATCACCCTGTGGGCATAGATCTTCTTTGCACCAACTACTAGCACCACATCACACAACTCCCGGTGCTTCCTCAGAAGATTGATGACTTCCAGGGTTTGTCGAGGGTGCTTGTCAGAGATGTAGGGCATGCGAGCAGGCTGAGGCACCCCTTCTGGCAGTTTGTTAGGATCTCCGAGTGTGCAACGGCTAGTCACATCCATTCCGGTCTCTCCTGGTCGAGTACTGGTACACCTGCAGCGAAGGAAGTCGTAAGACAGGACCATCATCAACTAGTCTACCACCAACTGTAAGCCAAAGTGCTCTACAGCTCGCACTGATTacaagcacaaaaccagcagtgcCTGTAGCTCCATGCTGTAACATGGAAACAAGCACACAATCACATGAAAGAGGAATCTGTCTCAAACCAAAGCATACCTAGAAGTAAACAAACATCAACTTCCAGCAGGCTTATATTTATAcctatttttatatgttttctaTGACACATGGCTGTAATATCCAACTacacatacatattcattaacTGAACTTCATAATAGCCTTGTGTGGTAGAGAAGCAATATCCCCATTTCATAGAGAGTaactcaaagcagaaaagattaGCTGACTCGCCCATTGTCACTTGAGTTTTCTTTAACAGAGCTGGAGATGGATTTCCACTGCCAAGAATTCCAGCTGCATGATTTAGCCaaacttttctgttcttttaccTACTGTTTTTAGAGGGTCACTCATCATTGATGTCTGAACACACTAAACTGTCACACAGACTTCAGTAATTTAACATAGCCTGCAGCCTACCATGAGTGTTTCAGGTTCACAGAATATCCACGTAATCATCACCTCTTCAGTTATTTTGGAATTATGGAGGCTTCTGACTCAATCGACCTTCCCTGACACGTTTCAAGAGAAGGCTAATCTTTCCCAAGAATGGTAGACTAGGAGCTGCAGAAGGCAATTGGGATTATCATCCTGATCAGGAAAAAGTCAAAACAATCAAAGTATCTACAACTATTCGCCTagtgagaaaggaagaaaataaagtcaagATGATAACTTTAGAGATGAGGAATGACTTGAGAATATATAAACCAAGTTTCTGGCACAGAGTAGGAACAACATACTATCTTCCGAGTTCCACATGCAACGTGTTAGCTAGCTGATGTTCTTCTTTATGAAAGTTCACGTACCTTTCCTTTAGCCCTCACATCCCTGAGC
This genomic window from Strigops habroptila isolate Jane chromosome 8, bStrHab1.2.pri, whole genome shotgun sequence contains:
- the KLHL20 gene encoding kelch-like protein 20 isoform X3; the encoded protein is MDGKPMRRCTSTRPGETGMDVTSRCTLGDPNKLPEGVPQPARMPYISDKHPRQTLEVINLLRKHRELCDVVLVVGAKKIYAHRVILSACSPYFRAMFTGELAESRQTEVVIRDIDERAMELLIDFAYTSQITVEEGNVQTLLPAACLLQLAEIQEACCEFLKRQLDPSNCLGIRAFADTHSCRELLRIADKFTQHNFQEVMESEEFMLLPANQLIDIISSDELNVRSEEQVFNAVMAWVKYSIQERRPQLPQVLQHVRLPLLSPKFLVGTVGSDPLIKSDEECRDLVDEAKNYLLLPQERPLMQGPRTRPRKPIRCGEVLFAVGGWCSGDAISSVERYDPQTNEWRMVASMSKRRCGVGVSVLDDLLYAVGGHDGSSYLNSVERYDPKTNQWSSDVAPTSTCRTSVGVAVLGGYLYAVGGQDGVSCLNIVERYDPKENKWTRVASMSTRRLGVAVAVLGGFLYAVGGSDGTSPLNTVERYNPQENRWHTIAPMGTRRKHLGCAVYQDMIYAVGGRDDTTELSSAERYNPRTNQWSPVVAMTSRRSGVGLAVVNGQLMAVGGFDGTTYLKTIEVFDPDANTWRLYGGMNYRRLGGGVGVIKMTHCESHIWYQSK
- the KLHL20 gene encoding kelch-like protein 20 isoform X4, with the protein product MDGKPMRRCTSTRPGETGMDVTSRCTLGDPNKLPEGVPQPARMPYISDKHPRQTLEVINLLRKHRELCDVVLVVGAKKIYAHRVILSACSPYFRAMFTGELAESRQTEVVIRDIDERAMELLIDFAYTSQITVEEGNVQTLLPAACLLQLAEIQEACCEFLKRQLDPSNCLGIRAFADTHSCRELLRIADKFTQHNFQEVMESEEFMLLPANQLIDIISSDELNVRSEEQVFNAVMAWVKYSIQERRPQLPQVLQHVRLPLLSPKFLVGTVGSDPLIKSDEECRDLVDEAKNYLLLPQERPLMQGPRTRPRKPIRCGEVLFAVGGWCSGDAISSVERYDPQTNEWRMVASMSKRRCGVGVSVLDDLLYAVGGHDGSSYLNSVERYDPKTNQWSSDVAPTSTCRTSVGVAVLGGYLYAVGGQDGVSCLNIVERYDPKENKWTRVASMSTRRLGVAVAVLGGFLYAVGGSDGTSPLNTVERYNPQENRWHTIAPMGTRRKHLGCAVYQDMIYAVGGRDDTTELSSAERYNPRTNQWSPVVAMTSRRSGVGLAVVNGQLMAVGGFDGTTYLKTIEVFDPDANTWRLYGGMNYRRLGGGVGVIKMTHCESHIWVS
- the KLHL20 gene encoding kelch-like protein 20 isoform X5, whose protein sequence is MDGKPMRRCTSTRPGETGMDVTSRCTLGDPNKLPEGVPQPARMPYISDKHPRQTLEVINLLRKHRELCDVVLVVGAKKIYAHRVILSACSPYFRAMFTGELAESRQTEVVIRDIDERAMELLIDFAYTSQITVEEGNVQTLLPAACLLQLAEIQEACCEFLKRQLDPSNCLGIRAFADTHSCRELLRIADKFTQHNFQEVMESEEFMLLPANQLIDIISSDELNVRSEEQVFNAVMAWVKYSIQERRPQLPQVLQHVRLPLLSPKFLVGTVGSDPLIKSDEECRDLVDEAKNYLLLPQERPLMQGPRTRPRKPIRCGEVLFAVGGWCSGDAISSVERYDPQTNEWRMVASMSKRRCGVGVSVLDDLLYAVGGHDGSSYLNSVERYDPKTNQWSSDVAPTSTCRTSVGVAVLGGYLYAVGGQDGVSCLNIVERYDPKENKWTRVASMSTRRLGVAVAVLGGFLYAVGGSDGTSPLNTVERYNPQENRWHTIAPMGTRRKHLGCAVYQDMIYAVGGRDDTTELSSAERYNPRTNQWSPVVAMTSRRSGVGLAVVNGQLMAVGGFDGTTYLKTIEVFDPDANTWRLYGGMNYRRLGGGVGVIKMTHCESHIW
- the KLHL20 gene encoding kelch-like protein 20 isoform X2 translates to MDGKPMRRCTSTRPGETGMDVTSRCTLGDPNKLPEGVPQPARMPYISDKHPRQTLEVINLLRKHRELCDVVLVVGAKKIYAHRVILSACSPYFRAMFTGELAESRQTEVVIRDIDERAMELLIDFAYTSQITVEEGNVQTLLPAACLLQLAEIQEACCEFLKRQLDPSNCLGIRAFADTHSCRELLRIADKFTQHNFQEVMESEEFMLLPANQLIDIISSDELNVRSEEQVFNAVMAWVKYSIQERRPQLPQVLQHVRLPLLSPKFLVGTVGSDPLIKSDEECRDLVDEAKNYLLLPQERPLMQGPRTRPRKPIRCGEVLFAVGGWCSGDAISSVERYDPQTNEWRMVASMSKRRCGVGVSVLDDLLYAVGGHDGSSYLNSVERYDPKTNQWSSDVAPTSTCRTSVGVAVLGGYLYAVGGQDGVSCLNIVERYDPKENKWTRVASMSTRRLGVAVAVLGGFLYAVGGSDGTSPLNTVERYNPQENRWHTIAPMGTRRKHLGCAVYQDMIYAVGGRDDTTELSSAERYNPRTNQWSPVVAMTSRRSGVGLAVVNGQLMAVGGFDGTTYLKTIEVFDPDANTWRLYGGMNYRRLGGGVGVIKMTHCESHICSSMHSLDPI
- the KLHL20 gene encoding kelch-like protein 20 isoform X1, whose protein sequence is MMVLSYDFLRCRCTSTRPGETGMDVTSRCTLGDPNKLPEGVPQPARMPYISDKHPRQTLEVINLLRKHRELCDVVLVVGAKKIYAHRVILSACSPYFRAMFTGELAESRQTEVVIRDIDERAMELLIDFAYTSQITVEEGNVQTLLPAACLLQLAEIQEACCEFLKRQLDPSNCLGIRAFADTHSCRELLRIADKFTQHNFQEVMESEEFMLLPANQLIDIISSDELNVRSEEQVFNAVMAWVKYSIQERRPQLPQVLQHVRLPLLSPKFLVGTVGSDPLIKSDEECRDLVDEAKNYLLLPQERPLMQGPRTRPRKPIRCGEVLFAVGGWCSGDAISSVERYDPQTNEWRMVASMSKRRCGVGVSVLDDLLYAVGGHDGSSYLNSVERYDPKTNQWSSDVAPTSTCRTSVGVAVLGGYLYAVGGQDGVSCLNIVERYDPKENKWTRVASMSTRRLGVAVAVLGGFLYAVGGSDGTSPLNTVERYNPQENRWHTIAPMGTRRKHLGCAVYQDMIYAVGGRDDTTELSSAERYNPRTNQWSPVVAMTSRRSGVGLAVVNGQLMAVGGFDGTTYLKTIEVFDPDANTWRLYGGMNYRRLGGGVGVIKMTHCESHICSSMHSLDPI